The window TATCACTTCAGACTGGGGCTCTTGTTTGTAGACAATATCACTTCAGACTGGGGCTCTTGTTTGTAGACATTATCACTTCAGACTGGGGCTCTTGTTTGTGGAAACAAATCACTTCAGATTGGGGCTCTTGTTTGTAGAAAAAGGACCACTGGTCAGTAATGACCGTAAACTTGTAGAAGGTTCCAAATGAGTTGACAACGATTTCACtgctgaaacaaaaacagattttaaatgTAACTATCATCTAAAATGGATTGGTGAAAATCCTTAATTatgtaagaaaaattaaattaacattagaAATGATTTTCCTTTACAGGCCAACCTGGAATTGAAAATTtgaataactttttaaaaaccactactaccacacacacacacacacacacacacacagacactcacacacacacagagacagacagagagagagacacacacacacacacctgcagTACTCGCTAAACTTTTCAAAGCGGTGAAGCTGACAGTTGGGTCACCGTGGCCGTGATTGATGGACTCAATGTTGAGATTCTTGTTGACCTCGAACTTCATCCACTTGTACCCAGAACACTTGCGCGCCCCCGGGCAGCTCTGTATAAGATTCTGGATTACCGGGTTCGTCAGGCCAAAGAAGTCACACCCACGTCCAGTTGTCGGAAGAATGTCCATGCccctaaaacaaataatttacaaagtttgttttgtttaacgacaccactagagcacattgatttattaatcatcggatactggatgtcaaacatatggtaattttgacatatagtgttaagagaggaaacctgctacatttttccattagtagcaagggatcttttatatacaccatcctacagacaaggtagcacatatcacagtctttgatatgctagttgtggtgtactggctggaatgaaaaatagcccaatgggcccatcgacggggatcaatcccagactgactgtgcatcgagcgtgcactttaccactgggttacgtcccaccccaaatAATTTACGAAGACATGTATAAAAGTTTCCAGGGCATGTCAGACCTCTCCATTTAAGAAGAGGTATCACTATCACTCCCCCGAGACTAGTGCAAGGAGTCATAGTTAGCTCCCCttagtatgtaaatatatatatatgtaaatatatatcgtATCAATATAGTTTTCCTTAAATGGCTCATCAGAATTTAAGTTAACAACACAAACTCAATCTCTAATAAAACTGACAATTAAAAATTGGCAACTGTGAAAAACATAGGTAATCATTAGATTAAAACTAtcgacattaaaaaaacaaaaacaatgtttttaaatatgatgaGTTCAGATGTAAAAACTGATAAATCAATTTTAGTCATTTTCTGCAAAAGAGGGTTTTTTTATGCTTTCTTTGTAAAACATATCAAGTCTACAATGGGCAATTTTAAGTTGAAATAAGTATGagtatgaaataaaaatgagtaTGAAAATCAGAACATAATCCATAACTGAGTAATGATagtaggcgtgcgctacaacagcttgttctgaatgtgcatgtaaaaccctatgacatgacataatgATAGTAGAAGTCAGTTTTTGGATAAAATGGTGTTTATCGGTATTTGCTCTTGAACTCTTCATATGTAAACGGTTCCGCTCCAGTACTCACTTTGCCTTGTTAATTGCTTTGAGTAGAAGACTGTGACATTCAGATGGACTTTGACCTCGAAGACGTTTCTCTGGCCAGTCTTCGGGGGCAATCTCAAACTAGGAATAAATAACACATATAGCTACAGAGACACAATAACGTAATACGATTACAAACTTTTGGCTTTTATACGATTTACTTGATTCTGATGTCACTAAAAATTGAATGTTAtcctttaataaaatgtaaaaattgatGTGATTACAAAACATGGGACATCATTATGTAAAATGGTTCATGGAAAgacgttaaatatattatttgtgtaCGGCTGTCCTTGTTGGCAtaaaaagtttgtattgtttaatgacccactagagcacattgattaattaatcatcggctattggatgttaaacatatggtaattctgactcatagtcatcagaggaaacccgctacatttttcctaatgcagaaagggatcttttatatgcattttcccacagacaggaaagcacataccacagcctttgaccagttgtggtgcactggttggaatgattaaaaaaaacccaatcagttgaatggatccaccgaagtggcttgatcctgcgacgcatgcaCCAAAAGCgagaactcaaccgactgagctaaattacACCTCCTTGTTGGCATGCCCATTTGGCAATTCTAGATAACAGAATAATCAGAATCCCACATGAGTGAtgcaaaattgttttgttttttaaataaagtttataaaccccagaaaacaaatatagttgTGCCAGGGTTGATGCAAAATTTAGTTCCGACTGGATtctgacaataaatgacctgcaAATAGGGTGATAAGAATCAAAGGTGGAAGATATTAGTATATGCACGTGTAACCAGTGCtgtgtatatacattttatgcAGTGCTCTAAAAACAATGTTGGAGATATTTTCACCAACATAGGGCTTCTGTTCCAATTTTAAGAATAGTTCTCATTGAATTCCGACCACCCACGCAAACACTCCTACTGTTGTCACTTACAATGGGCCCTGATCCATCGTCTGAAATCTTGCAGGTGTACAGACATGTCTGGTCGAGTTTCATGCTGGCGTACAGGCGAGTACTGCAGTAACCCTCGGGATAGATACTCTCCGTAGAGTGGAAACCCAGACGATCCGAAACAATCTACAAACACaagagtaaaaaataaataataataatagtacagtaaaatctcgttgggtcgaactcgaaagggtcgaatacactgcaacgctcgaaccaGGAATGAAGTCCCGAGTTACGCTTACACGATTTTGAGCAAACAGTTGGGTCAAACTACTTGATGAGTTgaacactttctcaagcactGAGCCAGCAGGATTCAACtgtaatttaaatgttttaaacaaacttgACATTTAACTGGGATTCGAAACGTATAACTTGAGTACATAGCTGCTCCTATTTTATAACACACTAGCAAATATATGTACTCTAtcagcaccccccccccaccccatttttTGGTTGTGGTAAAGTCTAACGCATACCATTATTCACCTGTGTTTTCTGACAAAAAAGTGTGCATGAGGGAGATACAATACACTGACTTACCTCCCAATTACTGTAGATAGTGAGATCAACAAACTGACTTTCCTCCCAATTACTGTAGATAGTGAGATCAACAAACTGACTTACCTCCCCATTACTGTAGATAGTGAGATCAACAAACTGACTTACCTCCCCTATACTGTAGATAGTGAGATCAACAAACTGACTTACCTCTCCCTATACTGTAGATAGTGAGATCAACAAACTGACTTACCTCTCCCTATACTGTAGATAGTGAGATCAACAAACTGACTTACCTCCCCATTACTGTAGATAGTGAGATCAACAAACTGACTTACCTCCCATTACTGTAGATAGTGAGATCAACAAACTGACTTACCTCCCCATTACTGTAGATAATGAGATCAACAAACTGACTTACCTCCCAATTACTGTAGATAGTGAGATCAACAAACTGACTTACCTCTCCCTATACTGTAGATAGTGAGATCAACAAACTGACTTACCTCCTCATTACTGTAGATAGTGAGATCAGCAAACTGACTTACCTCCCCATTACTGTAGATAGTGAGATCAACAAATTGACTTACCTCCCCATTACTGTAGATAGTGAGATCAACAAACtgacttaccccccccccattacTGTAGATAGTGAGATCAACAAACTGACTTACCTCCCAATTACTGTAGATAGTGATATCAACAAACTTACTTACCTCCCCATTACTGTAGATAGTGAGATCAACAAACTGACTTACCTCCCCTTTACTGTAGATAGTGAGATCAACTGACTTACCTCCCCTATACTGTAGATAGTGAGATCATTGAGAACAATTGGAAAGAGTGGTCTGCCCATGAGGTCAAGCGTCAGAGGTGGGATTGTTACTCGTTTGTTTGCACTGTGCTTCAGGCGTTTAGGCTTCGGCTGAGCTGGATCTAAATATAAACCAACCTAACATTAAAAGACAActcataaaatataacatatcaggctatttttaaaataaaaaacccaacaacagcATTTCTATGCCAAATTACATTATCTTACATGTCCACagcatttaatattaaaaatgtcaatCAGCAATGTATTTCAGTGATGTGTTAGGTAGTACAAATttaatttcagtattttatgaaaataatcGCCAAAGTTTACAGTCACTATATTCCAAAGGTTTGTTACTCTGAAGATCAGCTTCTCCAAATGCCCTAACCATTACTTTGTATGTAAGCCACACacaaaagaaataacaattaATCAATTGCCATGAAATGacataacatttttaacatACATTACTGATGACGTTTTGGAGTGACAGAGCTACAAATAGTAGGACATCCCCTTATTTACTCCACTCCACCATCAAGTTTCTTTCCTTACCTGTGCTATCCTTAGACACTACACTTTTCTTCTTGTCGCCACTAGTAACAGGAGTGGTGGGTGTGACTTTCTTCTTGGGTTTTGGCTTGACGACACTCTCGGGCGTACTGTCAGGCAGAATGGGAAGACTAACCGGCAGTTTGGACGTTGTTGGTGTCGATATCACTTCCTGTTTTATGGGAGTTGATGCTGTTTCATTTACTGAATGGTACTGCAGAAGTTTCCGTAAGAGAAACCTATAAGGGAAGGAAAAAGACAGGAACTATTTTACATTATCAGTTAAGCAAAACAATAAACTGAATGATTTTGGAGAATAAAAAGTGGCCTCTAAACATAGGTAgctgcttaaagggacagaacctagtttcagcccatgaaaatacacactaagtttagttaatctacaaacctgtaacacatttggataaagttacaactgagtgaaacatgagtcttaGACTTTAAAATTGTGAaacaccctctaaaaatagactaaaacttgactccataactgttatttcacAGATgcacataacatttttaaaaatatgagaaatacattttgtgatattaaaaacaccaggatgaccaaaaacacttcgaatgtatggaaatgaataatctaaacaataaaatgtaagtaaagtatgatttcagttttcaaaaaacggctataatagtaaaaaaatatgccttagtgtttaaaaactagggtatgtccctttaatactagTCAGTTTATTATActgtattagatgatttgggagaataaaaatgtggcCTCTTAACACAGATGGAGAAGGTTTTAGaaaaaaactgcagcaaacgtCACCAGGCATACATAATTACAGAACCTTGCACCTTCCCCTCCCCCTACTCCATGTGAATAAATCTGGAATAGCCCTAAGaaaaaagtacaaaataaaacattagtacTGTAACAAGCTAAGACAAACTCGCCTTCTTTCTTCCTTGGCTTTTGCAAGTTTTTCCTCCACTCGTATCACCTCATCACACATCGAGGCATTCACCTGTAACACAAATCTGTcaatcaggggcctaattcactaaactctcgcaactttgcaatctcgcagtgcaatgctaaaagacttgcaaagaggatgctttgttgtctagcagagcctaagagacctttgtgaattaggccccaggtcttCTTAACACACACAACTATTATTACATTACTACAATATTATTgtaacattacattacattattattacattgaTATAGTAGTATTATAACATCACAATACATTgtaacattacattacataattataacattacattacataattataacattacgttacattattattacattaatataacATCATTATAACATCACAATACATTgtaatattacattacattattatggcattacattattataacatcatatTGCATTTTTATAACATCAGATTACACTgtaacattacattacattattattacattattataacattacatTGTTATAACATTACATTGTTAtataacattacattacattattacaaCATAATCAGCAAGACAGctacagggcttgaaatagaGGCCTgcaaaaagcagtccattttgtACACTTAACaggttaaacaaaaattattaactgTAACAGGATTAGTGAACATGTTTGGGAATTCCATACAGTACATTTCATAAAAGGTTTCACAATGtactcacaaaaacaatatctttaacaactttCTTGAGGCGCCTCCACTTCCTGTAGTATTCCTCCTGAGTGTGGGTTTTTCCGGCAGAAAGTCGCACTATGTTACCATGATGACCAGTATGTGCAACTGAACCACTGGAAATTGATTGTACATGTTCAGTGTTTGGCTAGTAAACAACTACTATAACTAGTCCGACGGCTAttggaaaaaaaacattgtcaaaTGCTGTacttacatattttgtaaatatgaatatcctggccCCCTTTCCGTCCCCAATCTAAGAATTTTTAAGctttatctccctctttaggtgacatatcggattattactattagtaaaattgtatttattttaagtagggctagtgaatttttattcatggctagtacatctttaaatcactgatcccatggctagtggatttttataaaattctagaagccctaagTCTAGTCTTCTAGAATATAGCCCTGCGGTAGTAAAAACTGAAACCAGCTGTAATACCCTGATGTTTGCAGTGACTGGTGTAACTGACGTGCTGCAATCTGACTTGCTGAAATGCCAGTTGGCTGAGGTCCTTTAATTGATGTCAGCTGGGATAACAGTGGTAGCGTGTTGGGCACAACCTACAAATAAACAATGGCATAACGTAAATGTAGATAAAGCCTCTACAGAGATGAAAATGAAATTGCACAAACAAGAAGGAAACCTATGAATGGTTTCGAAAAGTAGAAAGTTTTTGAGAGCTTTTCAATAATTCATCAGACTTGTAATAATGACAGAAATAATTTTCCGATTTGGGTGGCACTAAAATGTGGAATTCTGAAACAATCAGGAGtgtcatgtttttgtaaataatttcagttttgtttgatgttagaagaaaagtaaaagtctttttgaaataacaaaaaacccacctattTTTTGTCTGCAAGTTAGAAAACAATCTACTCAGAAATAGAAGAAAGTTGATCCCTTTGGCAAGGACTATAAGTGCAAGTAAAATAATTAAGTTTTACTTAGAAAAGCATTTTAAATTCGTTTTAAATCTAGTTTTTGAGGACATGTAACAAATAGAATACTGcatttgtgtctgttagataAATTCACATGGGTATCTAAAGGCCACttatgtaatattgtttatttacatACTGGAATAGGTTTCTTTATTGTGATGGCTGTGGGAGTCTCGTCAGACGTCTTGGGAGAAGAGGTCAACATTTCTTTGTGGACTGGCACTGACGAATTGGGGACCGGTACAGACTGCATTTTAACAACAGCTCAGACAATCTTCtgtgaaaaaaaatccatgtgAATCTGTCATTATAGAATATGTCCAAACCTAAgtacaataattaaattactgTGCACTAAATCATGGCGAATCTGTAAatttctataattataattaacctGCTGATTACTAAGgtcaacgacagtcacttttcgcacccttgatTTGGCTTCGTACCTAATAAATGTAGCacatcttaccgtaatttcacttgaaatcatatttcgtaaaagacaatttttaaatcacaatagcaattttacattggaatttttacagcatttttaaaaagaaaacatcatGGTTATTATAAgaagatgcaaagtgacgtcattggaattctgatgtcattcaaattcaaaattagcttcattattaaaatgctttgccacattgaaataaaaactgaTTTACTAACCTTgacctgtcaaatttctatagcaagcagacaacactgtttacaggttgatatattttttttctcattattctggacaaaatattaagtttaagttttgaaagatgaaagaaataaaaagtaccttttttggttaaatatatcatatcaaaaaattagttggatatgttttacacTGGTGGTACTTAAGTCTGTGTACCTAAGCATTTGTATTATATCTCAAAgataaaatctttctttaaaaatatttgtttcaccaccacagtacaatggaacaataaacgtgttactaccgaaagttattttaataatattttttaaactcaagtaatgagtGCATTTCAAGTAGGACCCCCCCagtatttactggcctgcatgatgGCACATAAATCTGCGCAGCAAACATTTAATACAACCACTTCTGTCCCTAATCTttacagaaacaacaacaaataatggaTCTGACTTTTTGTaagttctaaacaacaaacacttcctgtttcaggaaatgtttattatgcaaatgagataaatataaatagtgttccatgctccttaatttgaataacacaaaatgataatataaaaaagtaaatgtcaaaatttatgatcattattcaacaaaagttgtctgttattaactgtgcaaatgagcacaaatagtgttcgttagatATATAGGACAATCtgtgataattttgaaacagactatagttAAAAATGGGCCATG of the Gigantopelta aegis isolate Gae_Host chromosome 12, Gae_host_genome, whole genome shotgun sequence genome contains:
- the LOC121386303 gene encoding transforming growth factor beta regulator 1-like isoform X4, translating into MQSVPVPNSSVPVHKEMLTSSPKTSDETPTAITIKKPIPVVPNTLPLLSQLTSIKGPQPTGISASQIAARQLHQSLQTSGGSVAHTGHHGNIVRLSAGKTHTQEEYYRKWRRLKKVVKDIVFVNASMCDEVIRVEEKLAKAKEERRFLLRKLLQYHSVNETASTPIKQEVISTPTTSKLPVSLPILPDSTPESVVKPKPKKKVTPTTPVTSGDKKKSVVSKDSTDPAQPKPKRLKHSANKRVTIPPLTLDLMGRPLFPIVLNDLTIYSIGEIVSDRLGFHSTESIYPEGYCSTRLYASMKLDQTCLYTCKISDDGSGPIFEIAPEDWPEKRLRGQSPSECHSLLLKAINKAKGMDILPTTGRGCDFFGLTNPVIQNLIQSCPGARKCSGYKWMKFEVNKNLNIESINHGHGDPTVSFTALKSLASTAVKSLSTHLEPSTSLRSLLTSGPFSTNKSPSLK
- the LOC121386303 gene encoding transforming growth factor beta regulator 1-like isoform X2, with amino-acid sequence MQSVPVPNSSVPVHKEMLTSSPKTSDETPTAITIKKPIPVVPNTLPLLSQLTSIKGPQPTGISASQIAARQLHQSLQTSGGSVAHTGHHGNIVRLSAGKTHTQEEYYRKWRRLKKVVKDIVFVNASMCDEVIRVEEKLAKAKEERRFLLRKLLQYHSVNETASTPIKQEVISTPTTSKLPVSLPILPDSTPESVVKPKPKKKVTPTTPVTSGDKKKSVVSKDSTDPAQPKPKRLKHSANKRVTIPPLTLDLMGRPLFPIVLNDLTIYSIGEIVSDRLGFHSTESIYPEGYCSTRLYASMKLDQTCLYTCKISDDGSGPIFEIAPEDWPEKRLRGQSPSECHSLLLKAINKAKGMDILPTTGRGCDFFGLTNPVIQNLIQSCPGARKCSGYKWMKFEVNKNLNIESINHGHGDPTVSFTALKSLASTAAVKSLSTHLEPSTSLRSLLTSGPFSTNKSPSLK
- the LOC121386303 gene encoding transforming growth factor beta regulator 1-like isoform X3, with amino-acid sequence MQSVPVPNSSVPVHKEMLTSSPKTSDETPTAITIKKPIPVVPNTLPLLSQLTSIKGPQPTGISASQIAARQLHQSLQTSGGSVAHTGHHGNIVRLSAGKTHTQEEYYRKWRRLKKVVKDIVFVNASMCDEVIRVEEKLAKAKEERRFLLRKLLQYHSVNETASTPIKQEVISTPTTSKLPVSLPILPDSTPESVVKPKPKKKVTPTTPVTSGDKKKSVVSKDSTDPAQPKPKRLKHSANKRVTIPPLTLDLMGRPLFPIVLNDLTIYSIGEIVSDRLGFHSTESIYPEGYCSTRLYASMKLDQTCLYTCKISDDGSGPIFEIAPEDWPEKRLRGQSPSECHSLLLKAINKAKGMDILPTTGRGCDFFGLTNPVIQNLIQSCPGARKCSGYKWMKFEVNKNLNIESINHGHGDPTVSFTALKSLASTAVKSLSTHLEPSTSLRSLLTSGPFSTNKSPNLK
- the LOC121386303 gene encoding transforming growth factor beta regulator 1-like isoform X1 — protein: MQSVPVPNSSVPVHKEMLTSSPKTSDETPTAITIKKPIPVVPNTLPLLSQLTSIKGPQPTGISASQIAARQLHQSLQTSGGSVAHTGHHGNIVRLSAGKTHTQEEYYRKWRRLKKVVKDIVFVNASMCDEVIRVEEKLAKAKEERRFLLRKLLQYHSVNETASTPIKQEVISTPTTSKLPVSLPILPDSTPESVVKPKPKKKVTPTTPVTSGDKKKSVVSKDSTDPAQPKPKRLKHSANKRVTIPPLTLDLMGRPLFPIVLNDLTIYSIGEIVSDRLGFHSTESIYPEGYCSTRLYASMKLDQTCLYTCKISDDGSGPIFEIAPEDWPEKRLRGQSPSECHSLLLKAINKAKGMDILPTTGRGCDFFGLTNPVIQNLIQSCPGARKCSGYKWMKFEVNKNLNIESINHGHGDPTVSFTALKSLASTAAVKSLSTHLEPSTSLRSLLTSGPFSTNKSPNLK